GTTGTCATCTTCATCACTAGACATCCCGAGTCCTAACTGATCGTTGATATCATCTAACTCATCAAATTGGTCATCAAAAGTTAATTCGTCATCAGAAAGCTCAAAGATTGTGCTTGTCCCAGCTCTCTCATCTACTCTGGGACTTAAGTTTGACAAATCCGAAACTAACTCCTTGTCGGCACCTTTTTCTCTCTCATCATAGGCTTCATTACTACAGTCATCTTCATCAACTTGAACATGCTGAAGGTTAAATTCATCTGTATTAGCACTGACATCTGTTGCAGATTCAACAGGTTCATCGATTAAAAGCACTCTTGAAGTGCAAGATCCACAAAGAGATTCCAATGCCCTGCGCAAATTTACAATGGTCGTGTCTGATCCCAAACTCTGGCTGCATAGCACATCTAATAATCCTCTCAAACTAGAATGGCTAATTCTTTCATCGTTGCTGTTGAATAGGTCAATCCACTGTTGGAAACTGACTTGAAATGCAGCATGAACCATTGATTTAATTAGAGCAACAGCTCTTGCATGATCATGTTGACAGGTAGCATGACATAGAATCTCAAAGAAGAATGATCGATCAGGTATTTGACCAACTTCCAGTATTGCATCAAAGGCATGCTCTAGCAAATGCACCTGCATCAACAACGAAGAAGCTTATAAAAGGAAATGAAGAGAATACAAACAAACAAGATCTGATTTTTAACCTAGTTCCAACAACTGGTTTTTGACATAACTCCAATAACAGAGACTCATCTGGAACATAAACAACTCATGATAAGTAACTAAATCCACAATTCTTCATCAAAAAAGTAACTAAATCCACAATTATAAGAGTATTTTGTCTTTCTTTCCTCTCAGTTTTTTTCTACTGTCATAGCTCAATTGCACGTAAACAGTTGAAATGTGGTGAATCAACCTATAGGCCTACACATTTTGACCAGGTAGACATCATTGGTTAGATTTCTTTCTATCTGGAAGGAGGGTGTTACTCTACTATTCGGTGTCAAAAAGATATCACAAAATGCAGGTCCTGATATATAAAACAGCCTTTCAAATTTTACCTTCCCAGCTTTTGATGCTTCCACCAAGAGGTTCGCGTGTCTGCTTTGATCAAGGTGATACCCAGCTAAAGCCATCTCCTTGTACACATACTCAAAGTATTCCCACTGGAGAGAGCAAGCCGAGGACTCAAGCATCGAGGTGTATGTATATGCATCTGGCCTACGAGAAGAACTCAAATTACCCTGGCAAAGTTGAGGACCGGGATCCTTAGTCTTAGCCCACTCAAATAATTCCTTAGCTTTATAGAACATATCATTCTTTCCATAAACCTTCAACATGGCATTTATGATTCCTATGTCGGGTTCGCAGTGCTTTTTACTGttctcatatatacatatacaaccatCAATATGTCCACCGTCCATGGATGAAAAAATCATGCCAGTAAAGGTAACAGCCAAAGGTCTTGTGTGACGTAGCATTTTCAGCTTCTCAATCTGTGGTAAGAGTGGAATGACTGAGAATTGAGTTTGTGCATCAAAAGATCAGCAGAAGATGAACCATGCAGGCACATTTACACAAAGAGGAGACCTTTTCGATGAAAGTGAGATAGCATAAATAACACACAGCAGAAGATGCATACTTGAAGGGAACAAAATTTTGAGGCATGCAAGGACTAAAGATCaaagattaaaaaataaaatggaaGGAACCGATGCATGGGTACACAATGAATTTACTCTACAAGTACTATTACCGACTTTTCctttttaaaagggaaaaaaaaactcATGACACCGCTCGTAGCTATAAAGGCGAGAGAAAAGATACCTACATCCCTTAATCAACGGGATTCAAGAACTACCACAAATAAAGCTTAAGAGAGGATGCATGGAATTGCTAGAATGAACTTATTGATGATTTCAATTAGAATCCAACATCTGCCAGAATAAGTACCATATAAAACAAAGAAGTCCTCAATAAATTGCCTTATTTTAAATGACAATTTTCCTAGGTGTTTGGCCAAaaattccaaatatttttcactttattaggaatttatgaagttggagttgaagacggagttgtgtttggttatacatTTTGCAAAGGGAAGAAGAGGGCACCTTATTTGCAATTTATGAAGATGGAGTTGGAAACAGCCCCtcctctacctcccaaggtaggagGGGTAacgtctgcgtacattctacccaccccagaccccactttgtgggatttcactgggtttattgttgttgttggagttGATAAACAGGTTTGGAGCACATCTCCAAATTTGGAATTGGTTATGGAAATTTTATAACCAAACactgattttgaaataaagtgaaaatattcccaaaaaaaaaaaaaaaagtgaaataatCATGGCCAAATGGCTCCGTTGTAACTTAGACTGAAACAAGTGCTTTACTACATGCAAACTTTGTGTCCCCAAAAATACAAAAATGCGctaattaaatttcaaaaaactAATCCTTCTGTACATTAAGCGATAGAAATGACAAAGGAACTTCTTCATACAGTAAACAACATAGGAACTGACTTCTGAGAGAGTCCAAATAATTATCTATATAACTTCAGCGCAGTAACACAAGGAAGTCAGGGTCTATAAAAACCATCAAAAGGAAAACAGATAAAGTGAAAAAGGTTAAAGTGAAAAAGGGTATCCACACCTCCAAGAATGCTTCTTTCCACATCCCATGGTAGCAAAGACAGCAAGCCAGCTCATAATACACTGAGGCGCTTCCAACAACTCCTCTTTGTTCCATTTCCCTCACTGCTTGAATGGCTTCATTGACTCTCCCCTCTTCCCATAAAGATTTTACAAGAACTAAAAGAATGCCGCAATAAGTCTCTAAAAGAAAAGGCTCGAGAGTGAAAACTGAAAAGAAAACCATCTTACCTTTGTAACTAAGAGCTTTTAGGGCTTCCCCACTTCTCTTCATCTTTCCAAAAAACTCATGGACAAGGTCATATTTTCGAGATTGCAACATTACCTTTCAATAAAAGTGCAGCACGCTTGTAACACTTACAATGCTGCTATAACTATTTGGAAATAAATAACAAGCATTTGTTCACGCAACAGTAATAAATGAGCAATTTGCAATGCTGTTCGCAATTTCCTAAACCCACTCTATATGAACCATGAATTAGAAGGAACACAAAATATAATTATCAAAAACACAAGATGATGTCACCAGTTCAGATCTAAGCAGAAGGCAAAACAGTTACTAATATTGATTGCTCAGTACTGGTATCAGAAGTATGAATTGCCCCCagatattataaataattttttgattTCATGAACTCTTTACAGTTATAACAGGGATAGCCTAATTACTTTAGTAACTCAAACCACTTTCTTAGTGATAGACTTCGCGAGTAATACAAAGTCAACTTTTATTAAACGAAATGCCAAAAGCTTACCTCCATTGCGAGTCCATAGCTTGGCCCATTTGGCTTAACACCATTCTTTCGCAACTGCTCAAAAACCCAGAACACTCCCCTCCACTGGCGGGATGGTACACAAGAATTTAAAACCTAGCAGCCATTTAGTTAAAGATCAAAGAAGTCACAACTATGCAGATTATCAAACATAAAAAAGAAATTGGGACTTATGTTGCtaggactcttcaaaaatgtgaacgggtgcgtgtcggattctccaaaagttgtgtatttttggagaatccgacataGGTGCAGCATCCAAAGTGAAGAGTCCATGCAACTTAGATTGGGACCCAGAAGTAAAAACACTACTTTTTATCAGAAAGAATAAAGACAATTGAAAGGACAACAATTACTTACAGCATTATATACCACAATATCCGGTTGAAGAACAGGGTCCCAATTCTTCCTCCGCATGTACTTTAATTTTTCGGGTTTTTGCTTCATGCAGTCAATGATGTTGATCAACTCTTTGAGCAAACCAGCTTGGCCAAGTGTAACTGCCACGCTATGGTAGGCTGCTATATCAGGGTAAATATAGGCATCCCCCTAAACGTCACAAAGTGTTAGACTCTCTCCAACCACATCATATGAGTATATTCAAGAAGAATCCGACAGATATGAGTTAGGAAATACTCTCATCAAATTGAAAACTTGAAGAGCTTCACGGGGCCTCCTTGCTTTCCCTAGAACTGCCAACAGTTTTGTGTACACAAACCTAGAAAAAGCAaatttttctcctttttcaacATAGAAGCAACGTATATACATGACAGATTTACTATTGACAAAACAATAGCTCTGAAATAAAACATTACTATTACATAAACGAGGTAACATTTGATTAATTGCTGATAGAACATATGTACCTGCTTTTGCTGCGTCTATGTTCCTTAGAGTTGTAAACCCAGTGTACAACAGACAATGCGTGTCTCCACTGTCCCTTTTCACCAAGCCCTTCCACTAACCTCAGCATTTGCTCCTCAGTATACTGCAATCCAGAGTGTTTCATCAACTTAGAAAACTTATAATCCTTCACACTTAGTTCCGTCCCACTCAATCTACAACAAAAATGTAGAAAATCATCAGCTTCAAAATCGCTTCTCCAGCCTACTGTAAACATACACACTTATCAATAGTACTATAACAATAACAATTACAACTTAATGTCAAACTAAAAGAGTTGACTATACAGTatataagaatagtactgaatagggtgtattagTAATGCTGGGAGTAGTTATGTTGGCATTAGACTGTTTGGTTTATTGTATTAAATGAATAGGGTGTATTAGAATAGGAATAGTACTGTTATTGAGTCAACTATATTTGTTTACATGCCTATCAATGATAAACCGAATTATCTCAGCTTCGCCTCTACGACCTTGTCTGTAGTCCCAGTTAGCCCTTTCATTATCAAACCATCCTTGTTTAATTTCAACATCATTATCCAAAAGCCATGAAAATTTATCTCTTTCAGACTCAATTATATGACTGAGCTCCCACAAATGCTCAGAATTCAATTTATCACCAGAATACACTTTACTCTCACTACAAATCTCTTGCAATTTGAGTTTCTCAATCTTCTCCCAAGGCTTTCCCACTATTCTTTCATCATTTTTAGCATTCACCATTTTCTTAAAGCTTTTATACTCTGACTTAACGGCTTGGAAATATGATTCTTCGGCTAGGGTTTGTTTTTGGGTTTCTGTGAGTGGTGGGGGTTCTTTAGAGGCTTGTTTGGTAAGGCGTCTGTTGAATTTTTGAAGTTCTTTTTTGCGGAGTGTGTGGATGATTTTTGGAGTTGGGTTGACGCCTTTTTGAAGGAGATTTTGCTTTAACTTGTCGATGTTTATTGAGGGAAGACGTGGAGGTCCGGTGGAGGCTTCCATGGAGAAGTGAAGTGAAGTTTGCAGAAGCAATTACAGGTTGGTCTTCCCCGCTCTTTGCTGATAAGACTACCGGGACTACCAGTTTAGTATTTGATTTAGATTTTATTAGGAGCaagattttcttttaaaaaaaaatattataataatattgcTAGCAAATTGGATACTTACTCTCTCCCAATTTACatgacacacttttctttttagggAATGACAAATAAAAtatcatatttttataattagAAATAACTTAACTTTACGAGATAATTTACGACCACACATTTATCTAAGGTTTATTTTCGGCCAAAATTtttaaaagttttcttttttttattaaacTCTATTTCTAATCAAATAATGTCACATAAACTGGGACGGAGTGGAGTATTACTTTGAAGTGATTTTTTAATGCAACAATATATCTAGTGTAATCACACTAGTGGTCCGGAGACAGTaggatgtacgcaaaccttaTTCCTATCCTGGAAGGTAGAGAGGTTATTTTCGATAGACTCAGCTTAGAATAAACCAATAACAAAGCAAGTCAAATAGAAAAAGAGAATAGTAACTACCACAAAATAGTATGCTCAGCGAAGAACAAGAGACAATGACTACGAGAGATAATAAGTAATGACAGAAATCAAATAACAAGAAAATACAGAAGAAATACAACGAATGCTAGTAAGAAAGGATAAGTGAGACAACCTCTAGCTCTCTACCCTAATTCGTGTCCTCCACAAGCTCCTATCTAATGTCATGTCCTTAGTAAGTTACAACTATTCCTTCATCTCATTTTATATGAAGGTGTTTAActggacacgaaatttaagaaataaagaaagacttttaaaacttgtggtcttaACTAAATTATAGAAAGGTGAAAAGGTAAATTTAAAATTGAATTGTTATTAAAAATAGAAAGGTGTCATCCGTTTAGtactgactaaaaagaaaaaaatgttatagaaattgggacggaaggagcAGTACTTAGTATTTTCTACCAATCAAGTACTGTAAAATGAAATATTTCTTAAACGCATTTTCCGTCATAATATCGAACTCATATAGtatttttttaactttatttaaTAAAATTTACAAAAATAGTAAATATAGGAAACTTTTAGTACTattgtttgttttcttttttatttacgacaaaggtgcaaatatacccctcaaattTACGATTTAGAACAGATATATCCCTGGttataaaagtggtgtatatatacccttgtcgttacaaaatggtgtaaatataccTTTTTTTGCTAAcggagtttttttttaaaatatttttgtttttttttaaattaaaaatatgccacgtgactttaaaaaaaagtctacctattttttttagtagacatatttttctaaagccactgGTAATCTTTTATGATGTGTCGAGTCTGGttagtttaaaaaaatatctccgtgactttaaaaaaataagtcgatccatttttttaaacgaaccagacccgatCCATCTGAAAAAAAATTACCCTGtgactttagaaaaatatgtctattaaaaaaaaaatagatagacTTTTTTCTTAAAGTCACGTggcatatttttaattaaaaaataaccaaagtgattttttttaaaaaaaaaaaaaaaaaaaccttagcggtaggggtatatttgcacaattttataacggtaggggtatatttgcaccctTTTATAACGACaggagtatatttgcaccattttgtaacgacagagatatatttatactattttataatgacaggggtatatatgcaccacttttatAACAAGCGATATATCTAttctaaatcacaaagttgagaGATGTATTTACACCTTTGCCTTTTTATTTATTACATTTGTTTTTAAGGGAGGCCAATCCTTATCAACATGAAAAGGGTCAGGGTCGGGTAAAACTAAAACCCCCATTCGCTTCAACCTAATTTTATAGGGTGGGAATCGAATTTTATAGGCTACTCAATTTTTAACTTGGTGAAGGTTCATCCTTCCCCTGCCCCCTgcgtaagaaaaaaaaatcaggagAAAAATCAATTGAGAAAATGGCAGAATGGAAGAGGCAAGGAGGAGGATcagaggaagaggaggaggagcGGCAAAAACGAATTTGTGTGCCAGAGTTTGATGCGGGACCGTTTATGTTGCAATGGCAAGAAAATGTTGCATCTGTGAGAGAGAGGAAAAAACATGGACTCCGTGTGAGTGTTGTGAAATCGTTATATAATGGGGGGCCATCTGATGCGGGACCGTTGATGCTGCAACTATCGAAGTTGAGGCAAGCAAAACGTGAAGGACGGCCTGTGGGTAGTACTGTTGTAATGCATAAGGGGGAAGAAGTTGATCTAGCACCATTTCTCTTGCGAAACGAGAAGAGACCagaaccaaaagaagaagtgccACTGGATAAACCTAGTCTGGAATGGATGGCCTTGCAGTTCGACAAGGCCAAGCAAGAAAGACGTGAACAAGGACGTGAGAGTGCGCCACAAGATAGGCTGGAATCATTCATCTTAGAATACGAGAAGGCGAAGCGAGAAAAAGGAGGAGAAGAAGGATAAGTGATTGTGCCACCGGAGAAGAGGCAAAAAGAACATCTTGCACAAGGAGAATGCCTCAAAGGGGGACATCTAAACCCCTATTGCAGTTTGCTTTCTATGAACAATGACTTACTTGATAACTAACTTTACTTTGGTTTGTATCGCCGAACTAATTTACAGGCGGTTGTTGGTTTGGCAAACTGCGATCTTTGTTTTGGTAAGTTACGTGCAGAGGCGTGTCAAGGAGGAAAGGAAAAGGCACTTGAAGTATAGTTACTTAAATTTAGACCTTTTGAGATTTCATCATTATGGTTTTAAGTAATCTAACTTTGGTCTTGGTTGAGATTTTATCATTTGTAGTTTTAAGTGCTTTACTTTGGCAGATCTGACCCCCAAGAACATTTCAATCTTTGTAGTTGTGATGTTATCTGACATCTTTTGACATATTTACTAGTCAATCCAATTTTTTTATAGTTCTTAGTTAGAGACCTTGGACATTACAATTAAGTTTTACCAACTAAATTTATAACTGAAAACACATTATTTGTCATAATATTGAACTCATATTAATTTTCCATATAATTACTTCTTAACCTTCTTGAATAAAATTTACCTGTTTATATCTCATATATAGAGATAACATTGTACCATAGATCGCatatttttattaataaaatacTCACAAAATATTAAAAGTAGAAAATATCAAAAAGTCATTTTAGTCTTTAATAACTGTCCATAACCCATGCAACAGAAACCCATCATTCCAAAGTTGAAGAGAATTTGCCAGACATGGACATTATCGTTTGGAGCTCACATAATCGAAGAATACACATAATTGGCATTATTAGTTGGGGCTTCCATATAACAGAAATATTATGATAACTTAGTATTCTTCTACTAATAAATAAAAGATCCATCCTTTCACACAAATTCGTGCCATAAACACTAAGAGGAATGGCACACACAATAGAGAGAGTTGAGACAGAAGAacgcaaaaagaaaaaaacatgtaACAACTCATTCAATTgacaaaataatttaatttacaaTACAAAAGAACTCTGGAGAAACCAGCAGCAAAAACCAATAGCCTCGCGAATTTAACATACAAATCAGCACCACTACAAAAAAGTTTTTGATATCCTTAGCTCTTTGATTTCGAGTGCTTAACAAGCCAATCAATGACTGAGTCAATATTGGTGGAATTCTTGCACGAGATCATATAGCAGCACACTTCTCTGTCAGTTATTGATTTCAATTCCCTGCAGAACAACACAATGTTCATTAAGAGAAGTCCATAGAGGGATATTCAACCCTATGTGATTGGGGGTAGCAGGAGGGATGATAAGGTTAAGATCCCATCTTCTTTGCAACTAAGATATGAAGAAGAGAACATGCAGAGGTTTCCTTCCAAAAGCTATTTAAACCAAGCGAAAGAAGAAAATTTCTTTCCTTCCTGTAGTGAATTTTCCCTCCCTTCCACAAACCAACCATACTGTAAACTAAGGCCATAAAGGCCACCAATAACTTGCACGTAATTTTCTGCACTTACATCTGGTCAGTCAAAGCCTGTTTGGACAGGGCACCAGCCTTGTCGATCTTGTTTCCCAGCACCAGCAATGGAATACCACTGAGTGATGGCTTGCTCAGAAGGTCATGGAGTTCACTACTTGAAATGCTGAGGTTATCAGGGTCAGCAGCATCAACAACATAACTGCAGGGAAGGACATTTAAAGAATCCAGAAACCAAATTAGCTCACGGCTATCGTATAAGAATTCATGTATGTGTAAATACACTTGAGGTCCTTGAAATTTGTTAAAACTCTAAGGATAAGTACATTATTTAGCATCATTCCTTTAAATACACAAAAATGGTCAAGATCAAGGAATTCCACCTATCGAATGCACAAAAATATAGATCTGTCAAGCACCAGATTGGATATCTTGATCAGGCAAACCATAAGAATTCAGTAAAACTGTTCACTAATAAATCATGGAGAAAATTAAGTTCACCTCAATTGGTAAGAAGAGCCACCATCTGCCATGTGTTATCTCTAAATAAGTGTACAAATGGATTCATCTACATCTATCTGTTAAAGCAATTCAAATAATATAAGCTGGAGAGGAGATGCATACACTATAGCAGAAACTGCACGACAGTATCTCTCCCACATACTGCGGAATCTGGGTTGACCTCCAAGATCCCACAATTTTATGGTGACATTTCCTTTAGTCACTTTGCGCATGTTAAATCCCACCTGAATGCCAATAATTTCCGTATCATTATAAAAGATCACTTTGAAGTATTTGGCAGAATTGACCAAAAACTAAAAACTAGTATGAGATCCTTTAGGATGAAAACTTACAGTTGGTATCATGTCTTCACTGTATCCACCAGTCTACGAATGAGAAAAAAGGAACACATCCATTAAGGTGTTAGATTCCATCAGTTATATGGAAGCAAAGCAAGTGGAACCATAACGGAGCTGGCACTAGAAGGTCAACAAGTAATTTACTTACAGCAATAACATTTACAAGAGAGGTTTTTCCTGCATTTTGTAATCCTATCAGTGAAAGCTCCATTTCCTGCTTAAAGAAGAGGCTGGAACCAGCAAATTTTGACATGAGGAATCATTTAACTAAGAGACAAGGGAAACACAGCGATCAGCACAAGTGCATTTGTAATATCGAAATTCTGACATGTTTTATAATTTTAAGTCCACCTCAGAAAGAAGATAACAATAAGTTTCAGCAGTCAAGTTCCAAActcagaaataaaaataaaacacatCACCATAATTGAAAGACCTTAAGCTAATAGCAACTACAAGATCTAAAGTGCTCAGCATGGTGGGTTGACACAAGACTGAAGAACGGATGGTGACATCTTAAAATCTGCCAGCTATTAGTTTTTTGGTCCATTCATTTCTGGAACCACCCCAGTTGAACCTGCATACGATGGAAGCTTAAGGGAAACAAATTGCCAAATAAACAAAAGCAGAAACGGCCCTGaagatttattttaaaaattgttTCACTTTCACTAGTCAGTATCTGGTTCTTTTAGAAATATAAAAAGGCGTTCCAGCCAGATATATAAACTTTATTTTTCTGATAAGAGGTGGTCAATCACTGACCAGGCAAAGAATATGTCTACAGCAATGACTCTGAAGACACAAATTATTTTGCAAGAAACTTAGAAAAGTCAAAAAGCTACAAGAATTTCGAGGATTTAGGTGGAAAAATCAAATAAGAGGTAAAGAAGGGAAATGGTCCAGCCAAATCTGGAaagtaaataaaccaaaaggaTACACTGACAAAAGGAATAAGTTCTCAAGCCCTTGTCATGGACAAAGAGAATAATAAGAGACCATCTAAGGGAAAAGAAACACGATTTCAGCTGGCACGGGATCCTAGGAAGGGAAGACATGAAATCCCTTCTTATAGCTAGCAAAAGATTTACTCTACATATTTTCAGCGGTACAATATGACAAGTGGGAATGAGAACTGCCGGTGCCAAGTGAGAGGTTTATCCTAAAACGCTCACTTGTACTGAAAGACAAAACAGATTCTTGTCGTTTCAAACTAGAAAATCTCCTTGCACTATTTAAAGAAACAATCTTTTAATGTTCGACGCGTGCCTTGGTGGGAGGTGTAGTAGTGAAGTACAATACAATAAAGAGGTCCAATGACCTCTGAGACTTCTCCCCGCCGTAACGCTTTCAGAAGTGGACAAAGAGGACAAGATAAGTGGAATTGTGTGGATAGAGTTGAAAAAAACATCTTTTTATAGACAGTTCAACATGTCATAGCCTCAATCCAAAACCTTGTTCTGCCCACATCTGATAAACAGACTGAATGTTTGCTGCCATCTATCTCCCACTTCAATTTCTTTTCCGCTGTAAGATACGCGGGAATACGATGACCACTACTATACAAGTTTCATGATAAAACTCACAGACTCACATTGGTGCCTCAGCAAATCAAAGACGAGTTCTCTAACAATTAAAGATCATCCCAACAAACAAAAGAAGATGCAAAAATCATATCTTTTTATTTCAAATTCCAGAAATCTCAAACAAAACAAATACGAAGACACCAGCACCAAAGTCATTAATCAAACGTTCAACAGATTACAcacccaaaaacaaaaaaaagcaaCAAACAAAAAGAAGACAGATCGTACCCCACAGGACAAATTCATATACCTTTAACAATAACACtcaattatttattaattttctcaatccataagccaacaacggCATATGGAATCTACACATAACTGTCACAATTAACAAATCGAGAGCACGCAAAATCCTCAACAGTTAGCACATTAtgacacacacacaaaaaaaaaaaaaagatgcataaTAGAAAAAGAGAATTCATCACCTAAGCCTCAATCTCAATTTAATTCTAATAGGTTATAAGGATCCTATTTaactttatgattttttttcttcttttatacaataaataaagaaaagaacATAATTTAAAAGGTAATATACCTTCGAAGCCAATTGAGAAAAGCTTCCCAGATACCCATAGCTTATGCGAAGAATCAAAAACGAGAAAAATAGAGAGAGAGATCTGTATAAAATTATTATATCAGTATAAAGAAGAAAGATCCCTCTCAGACATAACACAAGCTACTTTCTTTCCCTCGCTACTGTTTATTGTATATGCGTACAAACAATGGCGAAAACCAAATCATAGGAGATATGGGAATAAATTATTGTGGTACAAGACAACATTTTCGTGATATTTTGCCCTGGAAACTACATTAATTTACTAAATAGCCATTCAGTTGTCAGCTATATTTCGCTGTCAGATGTCTACGTGGACCAATCGAACTGATCACTTAAAGTTACGCGCGAGGAGATGTGCGTGACATACACGAGAAATGAAAATTCAAATCCATTGGCGAGGGGCGGTGCTATATGGATGATTATTGGACGGTGGGCCGGCCATGTTTTAGCCTATAAAACCTAAGGTCGACATGTCTGGTGTCCAATTTTTGATTGGATAGATATAATAAATTTGATATTAAAAAAAGTATTTAAATTTCTTTCATATTTGATCGCGTACCTTATTTTATGAAAATATTTAGTCTTTCAAATGTTTAATACTAATAATTTTCTAGATTGATATCAAACAAGCAATTAAACTGCATCAAGATACAAAAATTCTTCA
Above is a genomic segment from Lycium barbarum isolate Lr01 chromosome 12, ASM1917538v2, whole genome shotgun sequence containing:
- the LOC132623618 gene encoding pentatricopeptide repeat-containing protein At5g67570, chloroplastic isoform X2 → MEASTGPPRLPSINIDKLKQNLLQKGVNPTPKIIHTLRKKELQKFNRRLTKQASKEPPPLTETQKQTLAEESYFQAVKSEYKSFKKMVNAKNDERIVGKPWEKIEKLKLQEICSESKVYSGDKLNSEHLWELSHIIESERDKFSWLLDNDVEIKQGWFDNERANWDYRQGRRGEAEIIRFIIDRLSGTELSVKDYKFSKLMKHSGLQYTEEQMLRLVEGLGEKGQWRHALSVVHWVYNSKEHRRSKSRFVYTKLLAVLGKARRPREALQVFNLMRGDAYIYPDIAAYHSVAVTLGQAGLLKELINIIDCMKQKPEKLKYMRRKNWDPVLQPDIVVYNAVLNSCVPSRQWRGVFWVFEQLRKNGVKPNGPSYGLAMEVMLQSRKYDLVHEFFGKMKRSGEALKALSYKVLVKSLWEEGRVNEAIQAVREMEQRGVVGSASVYYELACCLCYHGMWKEAFLEIEKLKMLRHTRPLAVTFTGMIFSSMDGGHIDGCICIYENSKKHCEPDIGIINAMLKVYGKNDMFYKAKELFEWAKTKDPGPQLCQGNLSSSRRPDAYTYTSMLESSACSLQWEYFEYVYKEMALAGYHLDQSRHANLLVEASKAGKVHLLEHAFDAILEVGQIPDRSFFFEILCHATCQHDHARAVALIKSMVHAAFQVSFQQWIDLFNSNDERISHSSLRGLLDVLCSQSLGSDTTIVNLRRALESLCGSCTSRVLLIDEPVESATDVSANTDEFNLQHVQVDEDDCSNEAYDEREKGADKELVSDLSNLSPRVDERAGTSTIFELSDDELTFDDQFDELDDINDQLGLGMSSDEDDNSCETKVPSANEILKTWEDMRKKDNTFFNFQLGQM
- the LOC132623618 gene encoding pentatricopeptide repeat-containing protein At5g67570, chloroplastic isoform X1 encodes the protein MEASTGPPRLPSINIDKLKQNLLQKGVNPTPKIIHTLRKKELQKFNRRLTKQASKEPPPLTETQKQTLAEESYFQAVKSEYKSFKKMVNAKNDERIVGKPWEKIEKLKLQEICSESKVYSGDKLNSEHLWELSHIIESERDKFSWLLDNDVEIKQGWFDNERANWDYRQGRRGEAEIIRFIIDRLSGTELSVKDYKFSKLMKHSGLQYTEEQMLRLVEGLGEKGQWRHALSVVHWVYNSKEHRRSKSRFVYTKLLAVLGKARRPREALQVFNLMRGDAYIYPDIAAYHSVAVTLGQAGLLKELINIIDCMKQKPEKLKYMRRKNWDPVLQPDIVVYNAVLNSCVPSRQWRGVFWVFEQLRKNGVKPNGPSYGLAMEVMLQSRKYDLVHEFFGKMKRSGEALKALSYKGKMVFFSVFTLEPFLLETYCGILLVLVKSLWEEGRVNEAIQAVREMEQRGVVGSASVYYELACCLCYHGMWKEAFLEIEKLKMLRHTRPLAVTFTGMIFSSMDGGHIDGCICIYENSKKHCEPDIGIINAMLKVYGKNDMFYKAKELFEWAKTKDPGPQLCQGNLSSSRRPDAYTYTSMLESSACSLQWEYFEYVYKEMALAGYHLDQSRHANLLVEASKAGKVHLLEHAFDAILEVGQIPDRSFFFEILCHATCQHDHARAVALIKSMVHAAFQVSFQQWIDLFNSNDERISHSSLRGLLDVLCSQSLGSDTTIVNLRRALESLCGSCTSRVLLIDEPVESATDVSANTDEFNLQHVQVDEDDCSNEAYDEREKGADKELVSDLSNLSPRVDERAGTSTIFELSDDELTFDDQFDELDDINDQLGLGMSSDEDDNSCETKVPSANEILKTWEDMRKKDNTFFNFQLGQM
- the LOC132623619 gene encoding ADP-ribosylation factor-like protein 8a isoform X3 codes for the protein MSKFAGSSLFFKQEMELSLIGLQNAGKTSLVNVIATGGYSEDMIPTVGFNMRKVTKGNVTIKLWDLGGQPRFRSMWERYCRAVSAIVYVVDAADPDNLSISSSELHDLLSKPSLSGIPLLVLGNKIDKAGALSKQALTDQMELKSITDREVCCYMISCKNSTNIDSVIDWLVKHSKSKS
- the LOC132623619 gene encoding ADP-ribosylation factor-like protein 8a isoform X2, whose translation is MGIWEAFLNWLRSLFFKQEMELSLIGLQNAGKTSLVNVIATGGYSEDMIPTVGFNMRKVTKGNVTIKLWDLGGQPRFRSMWERYCRAVSAIVYVVDAADPDNLSISSSELHDLLSKPSLSGIPLLVLGNKIDKAGALSKQALTDQMELKSITDREVCCYMISCKNSTNIDSVIDWLVKHSKSKS
- the LOC132623619 gene encoding ADP-ribosylation factor-like protein 8a isoform X1 yields the protein MLSTLDLVVAISLSLFFKQEMELSLIGLQNAGKTSLVNVIATGGYSEDMIPTVGFNMRKVTKGNVTIKLWDLGGQPRFRSMWERYCRAVSAIVYVVDAADPDNLSISSSELHDLLSKPSLSGIPLLVLGNKIDKAGALSKQALTDQMELKSITDREVCCYMISCKNSTNIDSVIDWLVKHSKSKS